In Scytonema millei VB511283, the genomic stretch GACAAGCAAGTATGCTCCTGCCAAAGCTAAATACAGTAGGGCTACCATCATAAATTTTTTCCCAACTAGGTATAAATGAACGAGCGATCGCCTGAGGCGAGTTCTTTGTTAACTAAGGTGTATTCCCTGTTTTTAGATATTGTACCGCTCTTCAGTTATCAGTTATAGCAATTCTCGATTGCGTGCATGACATCTGTAGGGGCGCACAGCCGTGCGCCCCTACGGTCGTGTGTTTTATCCAATTGAAAACCGCTATTATCAGCGATTGGTGAGGTGAGTGGCGAGTGGCGAGTGGCGAGTGATAAGTTATTCCGACTGACGAATTTTCCCTTGTCTCCCCCCTCTCCCTTGTCTCCCCCTCTCCACACCTACTTTCTTTTTTTAGTTGCATAAATTTCCCTTTAGTGCTGGAATAGTAAAGCGGGGTAGACAACCCTGTCACAACTCACACTAATAGCCAAGGGGGCGTGGCGGAATGGCAGACGCTACGGACTTAAAATCCGTTGACCTTAAACGGTCGTGAGGGTTCAAGTCCCTCCGCCCCCATAAGGCACTCTCAAAAACCTATGCTAGTAGCGTAGGTTTTGTGCTGTAATTACGTATTTTCTCCGATCGCAATTGCCTGCAAATTTTTCCATTGGAATATCCATCGCTATCGCGGGATATTACTCAGAAATCTTCCTTTCTCGAATAAATCCATCTGTGATTTTACGGATGCTGGTTTACCACATATTTACGATAAAATTACACAAAAATACTCTACTGTGCTAAAACTTTTTAAACTATAGTTCATAGTAGATAAAACTTGATTTAAGGGCGACCAAAATCGCTTTATACATGGAAAGGCATTGTATGGTTAAGCCTACTATCTTCGGTGCTGCTGGTTCGTCCAGCGAAGCACAAACTGCAAGCAATCTTACCTCGCGGCAAACAAGCAACTTTGAAGAAGCACAGGAAACTATATATGCTTACTTGTTAGATATTATTAAGCAGTGGTCGCCTGAAAATGTTTTGAAAGAATTTCGGCATTTATTTATTCAAGATGACGATCCGCTCGACTCCAATGTCATCCGCTGTATCTACGAGATTGTGTTTGCCAACGATCGCCAAGAATTTCATTATACGCTCAAACGCTCGTGTTATATTCTCGTCAATAACTGGGTTTCTAAAAGAAAATTTAAATACATCCAACAGCTACTGGAAATTTTAAACGATCCGATTACTAAGCGAAAGTCTCTTTCACCAATGGTCGACCGCTTAAGAGGTTGGATACAAGCTTTTGCTAAAAGCGACGATTATCAAAAATTAGAATTGTATGCTCAGGCTAAATTTCAAGAACACGCTCGTTGGAATTCTCGCTACGCGCCAATCTTACTCTCAACTCAATACAACGACCTAAGAAACCCAATCGAACAGCGAGAAGCAGCTAGAAATAGAGCGTTACAACTGCGGTGTAGATTCAAGTTTGACTTGGCGATGTATATGGCACGGTTTGAATCTGCTGGAATCGACAGCCAAATTCAAAATCCGACAGATGTGGAGGATGATATTCTCCGAATCATCAAGCTTATCGTAGCTAAACGCGATACTTATAGCTATACAAACATGGCTAACGTATTTAGCAAAACAACTCAAGCGCAGAACTACAAAAAGTTCAAGCAAAGCTTAAAAGACTATCTACTTTGCTATGGAGAAAGTCAAGAGTTTTCTGATACATTAAAACTCAACTTATGGCATAAATTAGATTCGTTATATGAAACCTGGCACGATCAAACACTAACCGATACAATGTTGCTAAAAACATGTAACAAGTTGATCGACTATTTAACAACAGATAAGCGAAAACAGCCTTCACCGCTACTAGAATCATTAATATCACAAGGTAATCCGCTTACGGTTGTCATCCTGTTATTAAAGATTGTTTTAATTTGTCAACCCGCAAGAATACGTTTAGAAGCCTGTGTTGCCGACCTAATTATGTACTATGAAAAGTCTCCAGAAAGTTGCGGTTGGATGACTAATTTTATTGAAATTTTCACGATTATCTTTGCAATTTACGCAGATAATATGACGATTTCGGTCAAATAATTTTATGTCAGATAGCCAAGGAGCAACTTCTTATTTCTGACTTCCGACTTCCAACTTCCAACTGATTAACGCTAATCCCGCTCCAGCAGCTTCAGCAGTAATACTAATAAAGCGATATAAAGCGATCGCGCTAATGACTGCACCAGTAGAAAAGCTGTGTTGCAATAAAGCGATCGCCGTGACTTCAAAGACTCCTAAACCTCCAGGCGCACCAGGAATTACTAATCCCAATACCCAAGCTAAACTAAAAGCAGCAAATAATAAAGGAATACGCTCTATTGATAGCGGAATTATAGCTAGTAAAGTTAGTAAAAAACCCGTTCCTCTCAATCCCACGAAACCCAATTCGCCTAATAACGGTCGCCAAGGATAGCGTTTAATTTGGCAGAGAACGCGATCGCTTGTATTTACAGTCGATTTAAATTTCATTCGACTGAGCAACCGCATCGCCAAGTTTAGCAAATGAGGGTGAATTGCTAACAATACCCCAGCCAAGACAAAAAATAGTAACAATTGGATGTAACTTTGAGTTAGAGCGATCGCCGATTGGATTCCTAGCAAAGCCAACACGATTGCGGCAGCCGCCATTAATAGAGGTTCTAACAATACGCTTAAAGCTGCTATGCTGGTAGGAATACCAGCAGTTTTTGCCGCAGAAATTCGACCGTAGTAATGCCAGACATTCCCTGGTAAATATTTAGCAATATTTGTTTGCAAATAAACTCGCACGAATTGAGGAATATTGACGGTCTGGTTGAATTCCTCTAATATCCAAGTCCAGACCCATCCAGACCAAATATGAGCAATTAGAGTCACACCTAAAGCGATCGCTAAAGTTAGCCATCCTAAAGTAGCAATCCGAATTGCTGCTACTTCTTGCCAATTGTTTTTGAAAGCTGTTATTAAGAAAAACAAAGTCCCGCCTAGTATTATCCAGCGCAAGTAAGGTTTCAGGCGTGACAAAATGTGCTGCATTCAGTTTCCAATGTGAATCTCTCTTGAGTTAGAAACAAATTGAACTATAGCGATTGCAAAATGCACCCTTTGCTAGAGGTAGCGATCGTTCGTAAATGCCTAAGATTAGCAATCGTTGGTCAAATTCGAGCCACTTTATACAATAACGCCAAAATGCTCTTGACACACATATAAGTAAGTCTAATTGAAAGCATGAAATTTAGCACGCGGCTGAGATTAACAGTACTAGTGTTTGTTGCAGCACTTAGACCAAGGGCATTTGGCGGACTGGTTCAGTAAATAGGAGGGTTTTATGCAAAAGTTAACTACTTCGTTCAAAAAACTAAGATTGCGCCAAGTGCTGACAGTATGCCTAGTTAGCGTATTACTGATCTTCAGCACAGCTTGTAGCAATGCAACGACAGCCCAAGGTACAAACCCTAACAACCCTGCTGTACAAGCGGGTGGAAATAACAATCCTCACAAAAATCCTGGGGTCAACTCCAATAACGTAGATAAATACACTACCGATCCCACAGTTAAAGAAACACCTGATAAATCGCCAACTAATCGCGCTAGTTTAGATGGATATTCTCTGTTAGTAGCAGCGAATAGTGAAGGAATTCTTTACCCTGGCGCGGAAACACCAGAGGGTAGAGCAAGAATCGAAACAGAATTGCCAATTAAAACCGCCAAAGACTTCAAGCAACCCGAACCAGGTGGTTTGAACCAAAGAAATGAAGATTTAGGAGAGCGGATCGGTAACCGTTTAGAAAAGGTGCAAGAAGCTTTTAAAGAGGCATCGGAATTTGCTCAAGAAAAAGCAGCAGAAGGTAGCAGAAGACCAGAAGCTCAAAGCAATCCTGCTTTAGGTCAATAGGTTCTAATCGAGTAGCAAAATTTTGTGGTGAAACAAGAACAAAAAACATCTTGCTCTCACAAATCACTCTATCCAATTAAAGGGAGTATTAAAATGAACAGGATCGTAACTGCTGTGAAAAAAGTCCATCTAGGACGAATTTTAGTCACCTGTATAGCAGGAGTTTTACTCTTCGTCAGCACCGCTTGCTCTGGTGCTGTACAAGCAAAGAGTCCTGATGCAGGAGTTGTGACTGGAAGAAGACAGAATGTTCCGGCTGGGAAATTAGCTGTCCCAGGACAGAAGAATCCTAGACCAGAAGTTCCAGGTGGTACGGCAACTTCTCCCGATCGCGGCGTGGTGAACAAGTTCGAGGGAGGACCGACAATGAATGAATTTAGCGATGTCGATCCCAGAGCCAGAGATTTAGAGAAGGCAGCTAACAAAAAGGCTAATGCCTTAATCGAAAATGCCGAGCGCAACGTCATCGACCAAACAAGTGATGTTGGCGAAAACACCAAGCGAATTCTAGGTAAAAAAGGAGAGAA encodes the following:
- a CDS encoding lysylphosphatidylglycerol synthase domain-containing protein, with translation MQHILSRLKPYLRWIILGGTLFFLITAFKNNWQEVAAIRIATLGWLTLAIALGVTLIAHIWSGWVWTWILEEFNQTVNIPQFVRVYLQTNIAKYLPGNVWHYYGRISAAKTAGIPTSIAALSVLLEPLLMAAAAIVLALLGIQSAIALTQSYIQLLLFFVLAGVLLAIHPHLLNLAMRLLSRMKFKSTVNTSDRVLCQIKRYPWRPLLGELGFVGLRGTGFLLTLLAIIPLSIERIPLLFAAFSLAWVLGLVIPGAPGGLGVFEVTAIALLQHSFSTGAVISAIALYRFISITAEAAGAGLALISWKLEVGSQK
- a CDS encoding DUF6658 family protein codes for the protein MQKLTTSFKKLRLRQVLTVCLVSVLLIFSTACSNATTAQGTNPNNPAVQAGGNNNPHKNPGVNSNNVDKYTTDPTVKETPDKSPTNRASLDGYSLLVAANSEGILYPGAETPEGRARIETELPIKTAKDFKQPEPGGLNQRNEDLGERIGNRLEKVQEAFKEASEFAQEKAAEGSRRPEAQSNPALGQ